Proteins co-encoded in one Acidovorax sp. 69 genomic window:
- the acnA gene encoding aconitate hydratase AcnA: MNSPAPTPQLNLDHAIGSLSLQGRTLRFVNLPALLGAGLPRWPVVLRLLLENALRHLQGDERAAAAQALADWLESGRSEAEVAFQPGRVLMHDTTSTPALVDIAGMRDALAEAGLDPTVLNPGLPVDVSVDHSLAVEVYATPDAPQQNMQHEIRRNGERYSFLRWASQVLKGVRIHPPGTGIMHTLNLEQLATVVTTEARSDGDWLVPDTLIGTDSHTPMINGIGVLGWGVGGLEAQTVMFGMPTMLRIPDVIGVQLTGALPPAVLATDLALTVTRRLREIGVSGEFVEFYGPGVSTLSAGDRAVVANMAPEYGATTGFFPIDAATLAYLRATGRSDGQVALVEAGARALGLWFDPAATPRYTRSITVDLPSIGHHVAGPRRPQDQMDHGDTAQALAAVGFVPHTVREGALPQHAVAIAAITSCTNTSDPKLLIAAGLLARKARALGLKAPAWVKTSMAPGSPAAASYLQRAGLADDLAAMGFGIVGFGCTTCIGNPGPLTAPVREAIAAGESLPVAILSGNRNFPGRVHPDLELSFIMSPPLVIAFGLAGRADVNLREEPVQTTPDGRAVYLRDLWPTDAEMAQHLALSAEPADYRRDFAIASQNPLWHALEAPRTPRFPWDAASNALRRPPFASFSEGSQLGTYTAWPLMLLGDDITTDHLSPASAIPPDSLVADYLVARGESRNDLNVFASRRGNWEVMVRAAFHSKTVGNRLHPNLPVAHTLHVPSGEVQPIWEVAQRYRDAGESVVVVAGERYGTGSSRDWAAKGQRLLGIRAVVACSFERIHRSNLIGMGILPVKLPAGVHPDTLALQAGDRLEVHANADRLQPRGAITVRVLRADGRTDTLPCTAAVETRLEVELLRQGGVMPRILHQTRERLTVAA; this comes from the coding sequence ATGAATTCCCCCGCACCTACGCCACAACTGAACCTAGATCACGCCATCGGCAGCCTGTCGCTGCAGGGCCGCACGCTGCGTTTTGTGAACCTGCCCGCCCTGCTGGGGGCCGGCTTGCCGCGCTGGCCCGTGGTGCTGCGCCTGCTACTGGAAAACGCGCTGCGCCACCTGCAGGGCGATGAACGTGCAGCCGCTGCGCAGGCTTTGGCAGATTGGCTGGAGAGTGGGCGCAGCGAGGCCGAGGTGGCCTTCCAGCCCGGGCGGGTGTTGATGCACGACACCACCAGCACCCCCGCGCTGGTGGACATTGCGGGCATGCGCGACGCGCTGGCCGAAGCGGGGCTGGACCCCACGGTGCTCAACCCCGGCCTGCCCGTGGATGTGTCGGTCGACCACTCGCTGGCCGTAGAGGTGTACGCCACGCCCGATGCGCCGCAGCAGAACATGCAGCATGAGATTCGCCGCAATGGCGAGCGTTACAGCTTCTTGCGCTGGGCCTCGCAGGTGCTGAAGGGCGTGCGCATCCACCCGCCGGGCACGGGCATCATGCACACGCTGAACCTGGAGCAGCTGGCCACCGTGGTCACCACCGAAGCGCGCAGCGATGGCGACTGGCTGGTGCCCGACACGCTGATCGGCACCGACAGCCACACCCCCATGATCAACGGCATTGGTGTGCTGGGCTGGGGCGTGGGGGGGCTGGAGGCGCAGACGGTGATGTTTGGCATGCCCACCATGCTGCGCATCCCCGATGTGATTGGCGTGCAGCTCACGGGCGCCCTGCCCCCGGCCGTGCTGGCCACCGACCTGGCCTTGACGGTAACGCGCCGCCTGCGCGAGATCGGTGTCTCGGGTGAGTTTGTGGAGTTCTACGGCCCCGGCGTGTCCACGCTGTCGGCCGGTGACCGCGCCGTGGTGGCCAACATGGCACCTGAGTACGGCGCCACCACGGGCTTCTTCCCCATCGATGCCGCCACGCTGGCCTACCTGCGCGCCACTGGCCGCAGCGATGGGCAGGTGGCCCTGGTCGAGGCCGGTGCCCGCGCTCTGGGCCTGTGGTTTGACCCGGCCGCCACGCCACGCTACACGCGCAGCATCACGGTGGATTTGCCCTCCATCGGCCACCATGTGGCCGGCCCGCGCCGCCCGCAAGACCAAATGGACCATGGCGACACCGCCCAAGCGCTGGCCGCCGTGGGTTTTGTGCCCCACACGGTGCGCGAAGGCGCCCTGCCCCAGCACGCCGTGGCCATCGCGGCCATCACCAGCTGCACCAACACGTCTGACCCCAAGCTGCTGATTGCCGCCGGCCTGCTAGCGCGAAAGGCGCGCGCGCTGGGGCTGAAGGCGCCCGCCTGGGTCAAGACCTCGATGGCGCCCGGATCGCCCGCCGCTGCCAGCTACCTGCAGCGCGCGGGGCTGGCGGACGACCTGGCTGCCATGGGCTTTGGCATTGTGGGCTTTGGCTGCACCACCTGCATTGGCAACCCCGGCCCGCTCACCGCGCCGGTGCGCGAGGCGATTGCGGCGGGCGAGAGCCTGCCCGTGGCCATCCTCTCGGGCAACCGCAACTTTCCTGGCCGCGTGCACCCCGATCTGGAGCTGAGCTTCATCATGTCGCCGCCTCTGGTCATCGCCTTTGGCCTGGCGGGCCGCGCCGATGTGAACCTGCGCGAAGAGCCCGTACAGACCACGCCCGACGGCCGTGCCGTGTACCTGCGCGACCTGTGGCCCACCGATGCGGAGATGGCGCAGCACCTGGCGCTGTCGGCTGAGCCTGCCGACTATCGGCGTGACTTCGCCATCGCCAGCCAGAACCCCCTGTGGCACGCGCTGGAGGCCCCGCGCACGCCACGCTTTCCGTGGGATGCGGCATCGAACGCGCTGCGCCGCCCGCCCTTTGCCTCGTTCAGCGAAGGCAGCCAGCTGGGCACCTACACGGCCTGGCCGCTGATGCTGCTGGGCGACGACATCACCACCGACCACCTCTCGCCAGCCAGCGCCATCCCGCCCGACAGCCTGGTGGCCGACTACCTGGTGGCCCGCGGCGAGTCGCGCAACGACCTCAACGTGTTTGCCTCGCGCCGGGGCAATTGGGAGGTGATGGTGCGCGCCGCCTTCCACAGCAAGACGGTGGGCAACCGCCTGCACCCGAACCTGCCCGTGGCCCACACGCTGCATGTGCCCAGTGGCGAGGTGCAGCCCATCTGGGAAGTGGCCCAGCGCTACCGCGACGCGGGCGAGTCGGTGGTGGTGGTGGCGGGCGAGCGCTATGGCACGGGCTCGTCGCGCGACTGGGCCGCCAAGGGCCAGCGCCTCTTGGGCATCCGCGCCGTGGTGGCCTGCAGCTTTGAGCGCATCCACCGCTCCAACCTCATCGGCATGGGCATCCTGCCGGTGAAGCTGCCTGCGGGCGTGCACCCCGACACGCTGGCCCTGCAAGCAGGCGACCGGCTGGAAGTCCACGCCAACGCCGACCGCCTGCAGCCACGCGGCGCCATCACGGTGCGCGTGCTGCGCGCCGATGGGCGCACGGACACCCTGCCCTGCACCGCAGCGGTGGAAACGCGGCTAGAGGTGGAGCTGCTGCGCCAGGGCGGCGTGATGCCACGCATCCTGCACCAGACGCGCGAGCGCCTGACCGTCGCGGCCTGA
- a CDS encoding tripartite tricarboxylate transporter substrate binding protein, which produces MNRRHLIASTAAMAAVLIAPMAVHAQAADYPAKPITIIVPFAAGGNTDVKTRLVALQLSKLLGQPVIIDNKPGASGNIGMELLAKAPADGYTIGMGSFGPLAVNPSIYPKINFDPKSMVPIYLLEKSPLVLVTPSDRPFRAVKEVVAAAKQKPGVLSIANAGPGGAHHLSAELFEQSAGVEMLGVPYKGGGPASTALLAGQVDLMFEQTGAALPSIQAGKIRPLAVTSPKRLSSLPDVPTFTELGYPQVQVSNWMGYVAPKGTPKSVIDKLSGAFVQAAAHSEVKDRILSQSNELGGGTPADFAAFIDAESQKWSRLVKERNIRIE; this is translated from the coding sequence ATGAACCGTCGTCACCTCATTGCCAGCACTGCCGCGATGGCTGCTGTCTTGATTGCCCCCATGGCTGTGCATGCCCAGGCCGCTGACTATCCGGCCAAACCCATTACGATCATTGTTCCCTTTGCAGCGGGGGGCAACACCGACGTGAAAACGCGCCTAGTGGCGCTTCAATTGAGCAAGTTGCTGGGTCAGCCGGTCATCATTGACAACAAGCCCGGAGCGAGCGGCAACATTGGTATGGAGTTGCTTGCCAAGGCTCCGGCTGACGGCTACACCATCGGAATGGGCAGCTTCGGGCCGCTGGCGGTGAACCCTTCGATCTACCCAAAGATCAACTTCGACCCGAAGAGCATGGTGCCCATCTACTTGCTGGAGAAAAGTCCGCTTGTGTTGGTGACCCCGAGCGACCGGCCGTTTCGTGCAGTGAAAGAAGTGGTGGCTGCCGCAAAGCAAAAGCCCGGGGTGCTGAGCATTGCCAATGCAGGTCCTGGCGGCGCGCATCACCTGTCCGCGGAGCTGTTTGAACAATCTGCGGGCGTCGAAATGCTGGGTGTGCCATACAAGGGTGGCGGTCCCGCTTCAACCGCTCTCCTGGCAGGTCAGGTGGACCTGATGTTCGAGCAGACCGGTGCAGCGCTGCCCTCCATCCAAGCTGGCAAGATACGCCCCCTTGCCGTGACATCGCCCAAGCGGCTGAGCAGCCTTCCCGACGTACCCACATTCACCGAACTGGGCTACCCACAGGTTCAGGTCTCCAACTGGATGGGCTATGTGGCCCCCAAAGGAACACCCAAGTCCGTCATCGACAAATTGAGTGGTGCCTTTGTGCAGGCTGCAGCGCACTCAGAGGTGAAAGATCGCATCCTTTCTCAAAGTAACGAACTGGGAGGTGGTACTCCAGCGGACTTTGCCGCGTTCATCGACGCAGAAAGCCAGAAGTGGTCCCGTTTGGTGAAGGAACGCAACATACGGATTGAATGA